A stretch of DNA from Candidatus Atribacteria bacterium:
ATGTATTATATCGGAATTGATGTCTCAAAGAAAGCCCTTTCAGTATTTGATGGCCAAAACGATATGGAATTTGTAAACCAGGAAGGTTTAAAATCTTTAAAAAGGTATCTGAAGAAGAGATACCAGACCTTTGACAATTTAGGCATTATCTTTGAAGCTACCGGGGTCTATTCGGATCATCTCAAAACATTCTGTGCGGATCATCGGATAAAGGTTTTTATCTTAAATCCCAAGCAGAGTCACAATTTTGCCAGGTCTTTAGGCAAGCGCTCCAAGACCGACAAGATCGATGCCCGTACCATCTACGGTTATTGCAAACTCATTGCTAAAGAGAAGATGCAAGTGCCGGTCATAAACCAGGAAGCGAAGATACTCTCTTCTTACCTGACCAGCTATCAGTTTGCCCAAAAACAGCGGGTATCACTTGCCAATCATCTCGATAGC
This window harbors:
- a CDS encoding IS110 family transposase, which encodes MYYIGIDVSKKALSVFDGQNDMEFVNQEGLKSLKRYLKKRYQTFDNLGIIFEATGVYSDHLKTFCADHRIKVFILNPKQSHNFARSLGKRSKTDKIDARTIYGYCKLIAKEKMQVPVINQEAKILSSYLTSYQFAQKQRVSLANHLDSIQDKDLSKLLKQELKRAQRLEDKLLSDMKTHIKDHPKLQKDFQRLLTISGVGEKLALTLLALFINYQGTNRAQITALVGLDPTKRESGTSVKGKAKISKNGNRHIRKMLYMPALSAIK